ACCAGCGTGTTTAACTCCTCTATATTTCTAATCCAGAGTTCCCGTTGCGGGAAAGGAATATGGATCTGGCGATGACGTAATTCCTGCTCGATCCGAAAGTTTAAAGCGCTTTTGAGCGGTTCGCTATTTGCAGGTTGGTCGATCCAAACCAATAATTCAAAATTGAGAGTACTTTCCGCGAAACATTTAAACCACACTTTGGGCGATGGATAGGATAAAACCCCAGGTTCCATACGAGCAGCAGCTAGCAGTGCCTCTGTGACCAATACTGGATCGCTACCGTAGGCAACGCCGACCGGAACATGGATACAGCACTTGGGATCGCGATAAGTCCAGTTAACAATATGATTTTCAACAAAACGAATATTAGGAACAATTACAAAAACTCCATCGATAGTACGGACAATCGTAGAACGGATAGAAATGTTTTCTACAGTTCCCAATAACCCTTCCACCTCAACAAAATCGCCGACTTTAATCGGTTGTTCCACAAGGAGCGTCAATCCGCTGATAAAATTACTGGCTAAATTTTGTAGCCCAAAACCAAATCCAATTCCCAAAACTCCAGCTAATACAGCCAGAGAACTGAGATTTATGCCTGCGGTTTGCAGCACAATCAAACCACCCAAAGCAGAGAGGAAATAGCTGATGACAGTAGAGATAGCTTCTCGACTTCCCCTATCTAGTTTCAAACGCACTAGGAGCCCCCGCTTCATCCACTCGCCTAGCGCTCTGGAAATGAAAAAGACAGCCAAAGCTAACAAAATCAGCGTGACGATCGAACTGATCGACAGAGGTTTGTCCCCCGCCCGCAAAAGTTCAGCCGTAAATAGCTCGGATAAGCTTTTCAAGATTTTCCGCCCATGCTGGATAATCCAATTCATATAAAACTACACTTTCAGGAGGGTGTGAGGAGAGAGCGATCGCAAATCCGCTCAGAACGCAAAGCGTCTGGAGCCTTGTCAAATTTGACATTCACTCTAATATCTCAAAATTTTCTCTTGAAAGCCCTACCCATCGATTGTTGCGACTTAAGACCAGATCGGGTAGTGTTCCCGGCTTTCCCATCTCGAATTTTGGATAAATTTATACTGAAAATAGAAGCTCAATACCGTCGAGGCAAAATATGGCTGCAAATCCCAGCATTATGCAAGCTGTCGAACAGCTGCATTACCGCGTGACCGTAGGGGATGTGGCGGCAAAGGCAGGATTCGATTTAAATGTAGCCCAGCAAGGATTGCTAGCCCTAGCATCCGACGCCGGCGGACATTTGCAAGTGGCAGAAACGGGGGAAATTGTTTACCAGTTTCCTGAAAATTTCCGGGCGATTTTGCGAAACAAGTTTTTGCGGTTGCGGCTACAAGAATGGTGGCAAAAAACCTGGAAAATATTGTTTTATCTAATCCGCATTAGTTTCGGGCTAGTTTTGCTGACTTCGATCGTGCTGATTTTTGTCGCGATCGCCATTATCCTCATTACCGTTAATTCCAGCCGCGACAGCGATGATTCCCGCAGCAGCGACTCTGGCGGCGGTACAATCTTTATCCCTTACTATTGGTTTGGCCCAGATTGGTTTTGGGTTTTCTATCCCGACTACGACAGTCCCCAGTACCAATATCGGCGGCGAGAAAAACCCCAGATGAATTTTCTGGAAGCCGTTTTCTCTTTCCTATTCGGTGATGGCAATCCCAATGCCAATTTAGAAGCACGCCGCTGGCAAGAAATCGCCACAGCCATCCGCAACAACGGGGGAGCTGTGGTCGCCGAACAAATTGCTCCCTATTTAGACAATATTGGGGCAGGATATTCGCAAGAATACGAAGATTATATGTTGCCTGTACTGGCTCGATTCAACGGGCTTCCCGAAGTCAGCCCCGAAGGACAGATCGTCTATCGCTTCCCCGATTTGCAGGTAACGGCAGCCCAGCAGCATCCCCAGGTAGTACCGACATATCTGCAAGAGTTACCCTGGCGCTTCAGCGCTGCCAGTTCCGGACAAATTATCCTCTCAGCCGGACTGGGAGCCTTCAATTTGGTAGGCGCTTTGGTATTAGGGAACCTGTTGGCTGGTGGGACGATTGCGGCCAAATTGGGCGGACTTGTTGCCCTTGTTCAATCAATTTATTGGCTGCTGCTGGGTTACGGTATTGCTTTCCTGGCTGTACCTTTTATCCGCTATTTTTGGATTCAATGGCGCAACGGCAAGATTGCCTTCCGCAATCAACAGCGCCAAGCAAGAGTTATGCAACTGAACCAACCCAGTGCCAATTTACAGCAAAAAATTGCCTACGCTCGTCAATTTGCTGCCGAAACAATTATCGATCGTCAAGATTTAGCTTATACGACCGAAACAGATTTGCTCGAACAGGATATCGAGCGTAAAGACCAGATTGATACGGAATGGCAGAGACGGCTAAATAATTAAACCTTAAAAAGGCAGAACTTTTAATTATTTAGCCAATTGAATTAGTTCACCACTTTAATTTTGCCTAGAGTCGTACCCTGGTAATAGTGACGCACAATTTGCTGGTAGTTAGCACCCTGGCGAGCCATACTGTAAGCTCCCCACTGACTCAAACCGAGACCGTGACCGTAACCGCGCCCCTGTATTCGGAAAGAGCTGGGTAGGGATTTTTCGCCGTCAGGGGTGACAGTGAACCAGGTGCTTCTCAGATCCAATGCCCTCCGCAGAGCAGGGCCGCTGATCGTTCGCGCTCCCCGATCGCCGATAATTTTCATGGTAATGATGCGTCCGACTGGGGAGGTGCGTTCCGGTGTCATGGACAGCACGTTGCCCACACCATCGATGCGGCGGCTGAGTTCTTCGCGGGAGATGGTTTTCACCCATTGGGCTTCAGGAGTATTGCCATCAAAGTCCGGAACGCCGCGCAGGTAGGGCAGATTGTCTGACCAGACATTTTCGACGTTTTCGGTATGTCCCCCAGATGAGGAGTGGAATGCTGCCAGAATAATCTTACCTTTGTAGGTCAGGACTTGACCTGCGGTGCTATCGACTGGGGAGTAGAGGGATGGGGCTTCACTTTCTACGCCTTTATAAACCTGCCACGCGATCGTATCCCCCAAATCGTAGATGCTGTTGCCTCTCGTTTGCCGCTGATAAAGTGCGTAGGTGCGGGCGGCTACTGCTTGAGCTTTGAGAGCTTCTAGGGGCCAATTGGGGTATACTTCCCCGCCTAACACGCTGTAGAGATACTTTTCCAAATCGACGTAGTTGATCGCAGTCAAACCGTTATTTACGAACACAACTCGCGTGCGTCCCCGATACCAGCGATCGCCTATCCAAACGTAGCCGTTATTTTGGGGTTCAATCCAGACCGAGCTGGAACGCCACCGATCCAGCGCCACTCCGTTGCCGCTCGCCTGAGCTTGGAACGCATTCATCGGAGCAATTTCTCCTAGCGGCTGACCGGCGGCATCGCGGACAATTGCTTTGGTGGAGCTGCCGACTTTGACCTGGCCGACATTTTCTTCAATGGCGACTCGCAGTTCCAATGCCGCTTGTGCGGGAGCAACGAGCGCAATCCAGAATAACACCGATAGCCACAGCTTTGGCCTTTTTTGCGGCATGGACTGGTTTAGTTTTGTGGAAATAAGCTCCATGAGCAAACGTATAGGCATCATTTTGCTAAAAACCTCCTCACACGGCTGCTAAATGAGGTTACAAGTATGGGTATTGCTGGCAGCGTCCGAACAGTCCAATAGCATAACGCAATTCAGGTCATTGGTAAAGAAAAAGTTTTTTTCCTAGCTAATATGTCAATAGAGATGTTATTGAAATTCGGATAAGGTTAACTAAAAGCCCGTGCAGATTACTTTTTTGGGCACAAGCTCCGGTGTACCGACGCGATCGCGCAATGTTTCTAGCGTTGCCTTGCGCCTGCCTCAGCGGGCAGAATTTTGGTTGTTTGATTGCGGTGAAGGCACTCAGCACCAACTGCTGCGAAGCGACCTCAAAATCAGCCAACTTACTCGCATTTTTATTACTCACCTGCATGGCGATCATATTTTTGGTTTGATGGGTCTTTTGGCAACTTACGGTTTGGCCGGTCATCCCACTAGAATCGATATTTACGGGCCACCCGGTCTAAATGAATACCTGCGAGCTTGCGAGCGTTACTCTTATACTCATCTTTCTTTTCCCCTTAAGGTACATACGGTTCAACCTGGACTTATTTATGAAGATGAGGAATTTACTGTATTTTGCGGCCCTCTGAAGCACCGCGTTACGGCTTTCGGTTATCGGGTAATGGAAAAAGACCGACCTGGGAGTTTTAATGTGGAAAAAGCTGCTGAATTGGGCATTTCTCCAGGCCCTATTTACGGCAGGCTCAAACGCGGAGAACAAGTTACTCTACCAGATGGGCGTCAAATTAATGGTGCCTCTTTGTGCGGGCCAACCGAAATTGGGCGCAAATTTGTTTATTGTACCGACACAGTTTATTGCGATGGTGCTGTGGAATTAGCGCAGGATGCGGATGTGTTAATTCACGAAGCTACTTTTGCCCATCAAGATGCTCAGCTTGCTTTTGAGAGATTGCATTCTACATCAACAATGGCAGCACAAGTAGCTTTAGGGGCGGGTGCAAAACTTTTGATTATGACTCATTTTAGTCCCCGCTATGCACCTGGAAACGATCTTCAACTGAACGATTTGTTATTGGAAGCGCGGGCGATTTTTCCGAATACAGAAATGGCTTATGATTTCCTAACTTATGATGTTCCTCGCCGCAAATAAAAACAATTATAAATTTAAAGTAACAAATTGTAAATTTTTAAATCAAAAATTTGAAATTTGCCATTTTAAATTTATTTTCGTAGTGTGCTTTAAAGTTTTATTTGTTTTTTAATAGCCGATCGCGAATTTGGCTCAGATGTGCCTGAGTGTCAATTGGCGATCGGGGTGAAGGAGCCTCTGTATTAGGCCAGCCACCTAGATCGAAACAAGGACAGGCTAGCGGGGGCATCCCAACTTTCCGCACGGGAACGGGCATAGAACAGCGAGCGCAGCTGTTCATTTCCCACTGTGGCGTCAGCAGTTGGGCAATGGTTTCGTTTGTCCCTTCTAAGTAGCAGTCCCCTGAATCGGGAGAGAGAATTTGTTGCCAACATTCCTCAAATTCATCGCTATAGCGATCGCTTACAATCACCTTTTTAGGAAGTAGGGCTTCCTGACCGTTCTTAATGATTAATTTCTTGCCTAACTGAAACCAATAAGCAAGATATTGCCTGATTTCATTTGCCGATGCCATAAATTTAACCGCTCCCTCGGTAGCATCCAGGGAGTTGTCGATCCCATATTGCATACAAGAACTTATTCTCAATGTAATCTCTATTTTCCTAAACGGGTTTCCTGCTAGTGGGTGATTGCGAGAGCAACAAAAGGATTACTTTTACCCTGGTAAATGTATGTTAAC
The window above is part of the Aerosakkonema funiforme FACHB-1375 genome. Proteins encoded here:
- a CDS encoding SpoIID/LytB domain-containing protein; its protein translation is MELISTKLNQSMPQKRPKLWLSVLFWIALVAPAQAALELRVAIEENVGQVKVGSSTKAIVRDAAGQPLGEIAPMNAFQAQASGNGVALDRWRSSSVWIEPQNNGYVWIGDRWYRGRTRVVFVNNGLTAINYVDLEKYLYSVLGGEVYPNWPLEALKAQAVAARTYALYQRQTRGNSIYDLGDTIAWQVYKGVESEAPSLYSPVDSTAGQVLTYKGKIILAAFHSSSGGHTENVENVWSDNLPYLRGVPDFDGNTPEAQWVKTISREELSRRIDGVGNVLSMTPERTSPVGRIITMKIIGDRGARTISGPALRRALDLRSTWFTVTPDGEKSLPSSFRIQGRGYGHGLGLSQWGAYSMARQGANYQQIVRHYYQGTTLGKIKVVN
- a CDS encoding cyclic nucleotide-binding domain-containing protein, whose amino-acid sequence is MNWIIQHGRKILKSLSELFTAELLRAGDKPLSISSIVTLILLALAVFFISRALGEWMKRGLLVRLKLDRGSREAISTVISYFLSALGGLIVLQTAGINLSSLAVLAGVLGIGFGFGLQNLASNFISGLTLLVEQPIKVGDFVEVEGLLGTVENISIRSTIVRTIDGVFVIVPNIRFVENHIVNWTYRDPKCCIHVPVGVAYGSDPVLVTEALLAAARMEPGVLSYPSPKVWFKCFAESTLNFELLVWIDQPANSEPLKSALNFRIEQELRHRQIHIPFPQRELWIRNIEELNTLVHQTGGTEVSNSNVASQKTSPSETTHPLPKSPNNLNLRELLRRVTYFESCSDLELRQLIEYGYRQLFPAGQIVCQENEPGDSFYIILTGSVEVFSQRAEKYIATLHDGEFFGEMSLLLGIPRSATVRTLSDTILFVVDRNDLQKLLVEHQGLADQIAQTLSERQQALRDLGLSTADASQETPFIWIRKRIQSLFGI
- a CDS encoding ribonuclease Z, which translates into the protein MQITFLGTSSGVPTRSRNVSSVALRLPQRAEFWLFDCGEGTQHQLLRSDLKISQLTRIFITHLHGDHIFGLMGLLATYGLAGHPTRIDIYGPPGLNEYLRACERYSYTHLSFPLKVHTVQPGLIYEDEEFTVFCGPLKHRVTAFGYRVMEKDRPGSFNVEKAAELGISPGPIYGRLKRGEQVTLPDGRQINGASLCGPTEIGRKFVYCTDTVYCDGAVELAQDADVLIHEATFAHQDAQLAFERLHSTSTMAAQVALGAGAKLLIMTHFSPRYAPGNDLQLNDLLLEARAIFPNTEMAYDFLTYDVPRRK